In Prochlorococcus marinus XMU1404, the following proteins share a genomic window:
- a CDS encoding 4'-phosphopantetheinyl transferase family protein translates to MKLLNEYKYKIPKIWFYEIKGVQDVVTEEEIKTAKKLSDLRSKVFLETRAYLRQSLSTLFDLDPIKIPLNAQPGEPPSLPPGMGNISLSHCKDAVLIVWHKEKIGIDIERTDRNFNHIKIAEKYFLYTNKSSYINKLTKTMILNQWCAVEAAIKWDHGKISKDIKHWEYFEKSKELIHQRRNIHLNYSIINFHKWTIALAYEEKNSLSPEMICCSKSF, encoded by the coding sequence TTGAAATTATTAAATGAGTATAAATATAAAATACCAAAAATTTGGTTTTATGAGATTAAAGGTGTACAAGATGTCGTAACGGAAGAAGAAATTAAAACTGCTAAAAAACTATCAGATTTAAGATCAAAGGTTTTTTTAGAAACAAGAGCTTATTTAAGACAATCACTATCAACACTTTTTGATTTAGATCCTATAAAAATTCCTTTAAATGCTCAGCCTGGAGAACCTCCAAGCTTGCCTCCAGGCATGGGGAATATAAGTTTAAGTCATTGCAAGGATGCTGTATTAATAGTCTGGCATAAAGAAAAAATAGGGATTGATATTGAAAGAACAGATAGAAACTTTAACCATATAAAGATTGCAGAAAAATATTTTCTTTATACAAATAAATCATCTTATATAAACAAATTGACAAAGACAATGATATTAAATCAATGGTGTGCAGTTGAAGCAGCAATTAAATGGGATCACGGAAAAATATCAAAAGACATAAAACATTGGGAATATTTCGAAAAGTCAAAAGAGTTAATACATCAGAGGAGAAACATACATTTAAATTATTCAATAATTAATTTCCATAAATGGACTATTGCTTTAGCTTACGAAGAAAAAAATTCCTTGAGTCCTGAGATGATTTGTTGTTCAAAAAGTTTTTAG
- the bcp gene encoding thioredoxin-dependent thiol peroxidase: MDLKVGDKAPEFKLKDSFEKEVSLNDFKGKRIILYFYPKDNTPGCTKEACNFKENWDLLQKNNIVVLGISKDNAASHQKFIEKFKLPFILLTDPEPFKVSSDYESYGLKKFMGKEYMGMMRNTFLIDADGNIEKIYLKVKAAIMADHIIADLGLK, translated from the coding sequence ATGGATCTTAAGGTCGGCGACAAAGCACCAGAATTTAAATTAAAAGATTCTTTTGAGAAAGAAGTTTCTCTTAATGATTTTAAAGGTAAAAGAATAATACTATATTTTTATCCAAAAGATAACACTCCAGGGTGTACTAAAGAAGCTTGCAATTTTAAGGAAAACTGGGATTTACTTCAGAAAAATAACATTGTTGTTCTTGGTATCAGTAAAGATAATGCAGCATCTCATCAGAAGTTTATAGAAAAATTTAAGTTACCTTTTATTCTTCTAACTGATCCTGAACCTTTTAAAGTGTCTTCTGACTACGAAAGCTATGGACTGAAGAAATTTATGGGAAAAGAATATATGGGAATGATGAGAAATACATTTTTAATTGATGCAGATGGCAACATAGAAAAAATTTACTTAAAGGTAAAAGCAGCAATAATGGCTGATCATATAATTGCAGATCTTGGATTAAAGTAA